One Glycine soja cultivar W05 chromosome 2, ASM419377v2, whole genome shotgun sequence genomic region harbors:
- the LOC114383794 gene encoding sucrose transport protein SUC8-like gives MEAPSLTKPNDPTKPSNTSSTLSLEGGPGEASPLRKMFAVASIAAGIQFGWALQLSLLTPYVQLLGVPHAAASFIWLCGPISGLVVQPIVGYYSDHCTSRFGRRRPFILGGALAVAIAVFLIGYAADIGHSAGDDITKKTRPRAVGVFVIGFWILDVANNMLQGPCRAFLADLAAGDQQKTRIANGFFSFFMAVGNVLGYAAGSYSGLHKIFPFTETKACDVFCANLKSCFFFSILLLLFLATVALLYVKDKQVEAIPLDDATQPSCFFQLFGALKELKRPMWMLMLVTAVNWVGWFPYFLFDTDWMGREVYGGTAGEDAYAKGVRVGSLGLMVNAVVLGFMSLAVEPLGKMVGGVKRLWAIVNFILAIGFGMTVVITKVAEHQRRMNPAAVGHPSEGVVVGSMVFFGVLGVPLAITFSVPFALASIYCSASGAGQGLSLGVLNLAIVVPQMVVSALSGPWDSLFGGGNLPAFMVGAAAAALSAIMAIVLLPTPKPADEAKASSMMAGGFH, from the exons ATGGAGGCGCCATCTCTCACCAAACCCAACGACCCAACAAAACCTTCCAACACTTCCAGCACCCTTAGTCTGGAGGGGGGGCCGGGCGAAGCGAGCCCACTCCGAAAAATGTTTGCGGTGGCGTCCATCGCCGCCGGCATACAGTTCGGGTGGGCTCTGCAGCTGTCTCTCTTAACCCCCTACGTTCAGCTCTTAGGAGTCCCCCACGCGGCGGCCTCCTTCATCTGGCTCTGTGGGCCCATCTCGGGGCTGGTGGTGCAGCCCATTGTGGGCTACTACAGCGACCACTGCACCTCTCGCTTCGGCCGAAGGCGCCCCTTCATCCTCGGAGGCGCCTTAGCCGTCGCCATCGCCGTGTTCCTCATCGGCTACGCGGCCGACATAGGACACTCCGCTGGCGACGACATAACTAAAAAAACCCGACCCCGTGCAGTTGGGGTCTTCGTCATAGGATTCTGGATCCTAGACGTGGCCAACAACATGCTCCAGGGACCCTGCCGCGCCTTTTTAGCTGACCTCGCTGCCGGCGACCAGCAAAAAACGAGAATCGCCAACGGTTTCTTCTCGTTCTTCATGGCCGTCGGCAACGTGCTTGGGTATGCTGCAGGGTCCTACAGCGGTCTCCACAAGATCTTCCCCTTCACGGAGACCAAGGCCTGTGACGTCTTCTGCGCAAACTTAAAAAGCTGTTTCTTTTTCTCGATCCTACTGCTTCTCTTTTTAGCAACTGTTGCTCTGCTCTACGTTAAGGACAAGCAAGTTGAAGCAATTCCTCTGGATGATGCCACTCAACCCTCTTGTTTCTTTCAGCTTTTCGGTGCTCTGAAAGAGCTCAAGAGACCGATGTGGATGCTGATGCTGGTCACAGCTGTGAACTGGGTGGGGTGGTTTCCTTACTTCCTTTTCGACACTGACTGGATGGGTCGTGAGGTCTACGGTGGAACTGCTGGGGAGGACGCGTACGCGAAGGGAGTGCGCGTGGGATCGTTAGGGCTGATGGTAAACGCCGTCGTGTTGGGCTTCATGTCGTTGGCGGTGGAGCCGTTGGGGAAGATGGTTGGGGGAGTGAAGAGGCTTTGGGCGATTGTGAACTTTATTCTCGCGATTGGGTTCGGAATGACGGTGGTGATCACCAAGGTGGCGGAGCACCAGCGCCGGATGAACCCCGCCGCCGTGGGCCACCCCTCCGAGGGGGTGGTGGTTGGGTCCATGGTTTTCTTTGGGGTTCTTGGAGTTCCTCTTGCG ATTACTTTCAGTGTCCCTTTTGCTCTAGCATCAATATACTGCAGCGCTTCAGGAGCAGGACAAG GTTTATCTTTGGGAGTTCTCAATCTTGCAATTGTGGTACCACAG ATGGTGGTGTCTGCATTAAGTGGTCCTTGGGATTCCTTGTTTGGTGGTGGCAACTTGCCGGCTTTCATGGTGGGTGCTGCGGCAGCCGCGTTGAGCGCCATAATGGCGATTGTCTTGCTGCCAACTCCAAAGCCAGCTGATGAGGCCAAGGCTTCAAGCATGATGGCAGGGGGCTTTCACTAG
- the LOC114383785 gene encoding sucrose transport protein SUC8-like: MEQPPSSSLQVETAQQAGPSPLRKMIAVSSIAAGIQFGWALQLSLLTPYVQTLGVPHAWASFIWLCGPISGLLVQPIVGYSSDRCRSRFGRRRPFILAGAVAVAIAVFLIGYAADIGHAAGDDLAKKTRPRAVAIFVVGFWILDVANNMLQGPCRAFLGDLAAGDHRKTRTANAFFSFFMAIGNVLGYAAGSYDKLHRAFKFTQTEACDVFCANLKSCFFFSIVLLLVLCFVVLTCVEDPQFTPRGDEDNYENDGVSRSWFSCFGELCGAFRGLKRPMWLLMLVTAINWVAWFPYVLFDTDWMGREVYGGKVGDKAYDSGVHVGALGLMLNSVVLALMSLAVEPLGRLVGGVKWLWGIVNVILAVCMAMTVLITKAAEHERLNAVSLVGYPSLGVKAAALTFFSVLGVPLAITYSVPFALASIYSTTSGAGQGLSLGVLNVAIVVPQMIVSAISGQWDKWFGGGNLPAFVLGAVAAAVSAVLAVVLLPKPKPADVAKVSSVTAGSFH, translated from the exons ATGGAACAACCTCCTTCGTCGTCTCTTCAGGTGGAGACAGCACAACAAGCAGGACCTAGTCCTCTCAGAAAAATGATCGCTGTCTCGTCAATCGCCGCGGGAATTCAATTCGGGTGGGCCCTACAGCTCTCTCTTTTGACACCCTACGTCCAGACCCTGGGCGTCCCCCACGCATGGGCCTCCTTCATTTGGCTCTGTGGCCCAATCTCTGGGCTGCTGGTGCAGCCCATTGTAGGGTACAGTAGCGACCGATGTAGATCTCGTTTCGGTCGCCGCCGTCCCTTCATCTTAGCCGGGGCCGTTGCTGTTGCCATCGCCGTCTTCCTAATTGGCTATGCAGCCGATATAGGACACGCAGCTGGCGACGACCTCGCAAAGAAGACCCGCCCACGGGCTGTTGCAATCTTCGTGGTCGGCTTCTGGATCCTGGACGTGGCCAACAACATGCTCCAGGGTCCATGCCGGGCATTTCTCGGCGACCTCGCCGCCGGGGACCACCGCAAGACGAGAACCGCCAACGCATTCTTCTCGTTCTTCATGGCCATCGGAAACGTCCTCGGCTACGCAGCAGGCTCCTACGACAAACTCCACCGCGCCTTCAAATTCACACAAACCGAAGCGTGTGACGTCTTCTGTGCAAATCTCAAGAGCTGTTTCTTCTTCTCAATTGTCCTTCTCCTCGTTCTTTGTTTCGTTGTGCTCACTTGCGTGGAAGACCCTCAGTTTACGCCACGTGGGGATGAGGACAATTACGAAAACGACGGCGTTTCGCGGTCGTGGTTTTCGTGCTTTGGTGAACTCTGCGGTGCGTTTAGGGGTCTAAAGAGGCCAATGTGGCTGCTGATGTTGGTGACCGCTATTAACTGGGTGGCGTGGTTCCCTTATGTGTTGTTCGACACTGATTGGATGGGGCGAGAGGTGTACGGTGGTAAGGTGGGGGACAAAGCATACGATTCCGGAGTGCATGTGGGGGCATTGGGGCTTATGCTGAACTCTGTGGTTTTGGCATTGATGTCGTTGGCGGTGGAACCCTTGGGTCGTTTGGTTGGGGGAGTTAAGTGGCTGTGGGGGATCGTTAACGTTATTCTCGCCGTTTGCATGGCAATGACGGTGCTTATCACAAAGGCTGCAGAACATGAACGCTTAAACGCCGTTtcccttgttggatatccctcaCTTGGTGTCAAAGCTGCTGCATTGACTTTCTTCTCCGTCCTTGGTGTTCCTCTTGCG ATTACTTACAGCGTCCCATTTGCTCTGGCATCCATATACTCCACCACTTCAGGAGCAGGCCAAG GTTTATCTTTGGGTGTCCTCAATGTTGCAATTGTCGTGCCACAG ATGATAGTATCGGCTATAAGTGGACAGTGGGATAAATGGTTTGGTGGTGGCAACTTGCCGGCGTTTGTGCTGGGTGCCGTGGCAGCCGCCGTGAGTGCCGTGCTAGCGGTTGTTCTGCTGCCAAAACCAAAGCCAGCAGATGTGGCCAAGGTTTCTTCCGTCACTGCTGGGAGTTTCCATTAG